The proteins below come from a single Pleuronectes platessa chromosome 1, fPlePla1.1, whole genome shotgun sequence genomic window:
- the tppp3 gene encoding tubulin polymerization-promoting protein family member 3: MADSADMEQLLAAFKKFAVRGDTKAMGKELNGKNWAKLCKDCKIIDGKSVSVTDVDIVFSKVKQKTSRVITFEEFHRALQELAPKRFKGQSKEEALRSIVALVEGGEPSNAGVTKVAKTAAVDRLTDASRYTGSHKERFDESGKGKGREGREELVDKTGYVGAYKNAGTYDSKTPDEK, translated from the exons ATGGCGGACAGCGCGGACATGGAGCAGCTGCTCGCGGCCTTTAAGAAGTTCGCCGTGCGTGGAGACACGAAGGCGATGGGGAAGGAGCTGAACGGGAAGAACTGGGCCAAACTGTGCAAGGACTGTAAGATCATCGACGGCAAGAGCGTCTCCGTCACCGACGTGGACATCGTCTTCTCCAAAGTCAA acagaaGACGTCTCGCGTCATCACGTTCGAGGAGTTCCACCGAGCGCTGCAGGAGTTGGCTCCAAAgaggttcaaaggtcaaagtaaaGAGGAGGCGCTGCGCTCCATCGTCGCCCTGGTAGAGGGAGGAGAGCCGTCCAACGCCGGAGTGACG AAAGTGGCGAAGACGGCGGCGGTGGACCGTCTGACCGACGCCTCCCGCTACACCGGGTCACACAAAGAACGCTTCGATGAGAGCGGCAAGGGCAAAGGTCGCGAGGGCCGCGAGGAGCTCGTGGACAAGACCGGCTACGTGGGAGCGTACAAGAACGCCGGGACGTACGACTCCAAGACTCCGGATGAGAAGTAG